The following coding sequences lie in one Sphingobium sp. KCTC 72723 genomic window:
- a CDS encoding dicarboxylate/amino acid:cation symporter, translated as MSLTLKILVALLLGLGCGIVMAELGGPWSADILAIVQPVGKAWLGGLQMPLIPLIFALLVTGIAQAATTARTSGMAARAIGLFAVLLVASAGVAALAGPLMLHLWPVPAGAVGALSGAGQVTQVPDVRPSAEWLLGFIPVNPLKAATEGQVVAVVLFALIFGFAVTRIADDKRAQLTGFFEALADALLVVVNWVLWLAPVGVFALALVAGAQSGLATAGALLHYIGFIVLICVIVTALVYPLAVLMGRIAPGRFARAAFPAQAIAFSTQSSIASLPAMIQASDGPLAVRETTRSIVLSLAISLFRITSPPANLGVALYVAAMNGVVLGPAQLVMGVLVAAIVSLAAVGLPSQITFFTTTGPICLAMGVPVEALPLLLAVETVPDIFRTVGNVTADMAAARIVDQQGEARA; from the coding sequence ATGTCGCTGACGCTAAAGATACTGGTTGCGCTGTTGCTGGGCCTTGGCTGCGGCATCGTCATGGCCGAATTGGGCGGGCCATGGTCCGCCGACATTCTCGCCATCGTCCAGCCGGTCGGCAAAGCATGGCTGGGCGGATTGCAGATGCCGCTCATCCCGCTGATCTTCGCGTTGCTGGTGACTGGCATAGCGCAGGCCGCCACGACCGCCCGGACCAGCGGCATGGCGGCGCGCGCCATCGGGCTGTTCGCGGTGCTGCTGGTGGCGTCGGCGGGCGTGGCGGCGCTTGCAGGGCCATTGATGCTGCATCTGTGGCCCGTTCCGGCGGGGGCCGTGGGCGCGCTGAGTGGCGCTGGTCAGGTGACGCAAGTGCCAGACGTGCGGCCTTCGGCGGAATGGCTGCTGGGCTTCATCCCGGTCAATCCCCTGAAGGCCGCTACGGAAGGCCAGGTTGTGGCCGTGGTATTGTTCGCGCTGATCTTCGGCTTTGCGGTGACGCGAATCGCCGACGACAAGCGCGCGCAACTCACCGGCTTTTTCGAGGCGCTGGCCGACGCGCTGCTGGTCGTCGTGAACTGGGTGCTGTGGCTGGCCCCGGTCGGCGTGTTCGCGCTGGCGCTGGTGGCGGGCGCGCAATCGGGGCTGGCGACCGCAGGGGCGCTGCTCCACTATATCGGCTTCATCGTGCTGATCTGCGTCATCGTGACCGCGCTGGTCTATCCGCTGGCGGTGCTGATGGGCCGGATCGCGCCCGGACGCTTTGCACGGGCCGCCTTCCCGGCGCAGGCCATCGCCTTTTCCACCCAAAGCTCGATCGCGTCGCTGCCGGCCATGATTCAGGCCAGCGACGGGCCGCTGGCGGTGCGCGAAACGACGCGCAGCATCGTCCTGTCCCTTGCCATATCGCTGTTCCGCATCACCAGTCCGCCCGCCAATCTGGGCGTCGCCCTCTATGTGGCGGCGATGAACGGAGTGGTGCTGGGACCGGCGCAACTGGTCATGGGGGTATTGGTCGCCGCGATCGTCAGCCTGGCCGCTGTCGGCCTGCCCAGCCAGATCACCTTCTTCACCACCACTGGTCCCATTTGCCTCGCCATGGGCGTGCCGGTGGAAGCGTTGCCGTTATTACTGGCGGTGGAGACGGTGCCGGACATTTTCCGCACCGTCGGCAATGTTACGGCCGATATGGCGGCGGCGCGGATCGTGGATCAACAGGGTGAAGCAAGAGCATAG
- a CDS encoding peptidylprolyl isomerase — MIRALALLLSAFLSIMPVAAQTPGDVRVALDTGAGRIVVAVHADKAPVTAANFLKYVDQKRFDGIVFYRGVGAADYGFVQGGAQNDPKRILPPIKHEPTSLTGLVHDDGALSMARYAPGSATGDFFIVLGKMPGMDAHPEAAGDNQGFAVFAHVVEGLDVVKAILSQPKSPTKGEGVMKGQILETPVKIITARRVP; from the coding sequence ATGATTCGCGCCCTTGCCCTGCTGCTCTCCGCTTTCCTGTCCATCATGCCTGTCGCGGCGCAGACGCCCGGCGATGTCCGGGTCGCGCTGGACACCGGCGCGGGGAGGATCGTCGTCGCGGTCCATGCCGACAAGGCGCCCGTTACCGCCGCGAATTTCCTGAAATATGTCGACCAGAAAAGGTTCGACGGCATCGTCTTCTATCGCGGCGTCGGCGCGGCCGACTATGGCTTCGTGCAGGGCGGGGCGCAGAACGACCCCAAGCGCATCCTGCCGCCGATCAAACATGAACCCACCAGCCTCACCGGGCTTGTCCATGACGATGGTGCGCTGTCGATGGCCCGCTATGCGCCGGGCAGCGCGACCGGCGACTTCTTCATCGTGCTGGGCAAGATGCCGGGCATGGACGCGCACCCGGAGGCGGCGGGCGACAATCAGGGCTTTGCCGTGTTCGCCCATGTGGTCGAGGGGCTGGACGTGGTGAAGGCAATCCTGAGCCAGCCCAAATCGCCGACCAAGGGCGAAGGGGTGATGAAGGGGCAGATATTGGAGACGCCGGTGAAGATCATCACGGCGCGACGGGTGCCTTAG
- a CDS encoding DUF4136 domain-containing protein translates to MTRFKKFGLIAAPALALVALSGCASNFRADVARFQQLPAPAGQSFTVVADDPQLAGGLEFAHYANLVGARLTQTGYVAAGDPARADLIVRVAYDVDNGREKVRSTGFGGPYGGGWGGGPWGGGFRGGWGRPWGYGFYDPWLFGGGGYNDVSSYTVYTSDLSMKIDRAADNRRLFEGKASAQSLSNKPTYLVPNLIDAMFTNFPGQSGESVKITLPPEKKG, encoded by the coding sequence ATGACCCGTTTCAAGAAGTTCGGCCTGATTGCGGCGCCCGCGCTGGCGCTGGTGGCGCTGTCTGGATGCGCCAGTAACTTCCGGGCGGATGTCGCCCGTTTCCAGCAGCTCCCCGCCCCTGCGGGCCAGAGCTTCACGGTCGTTGCCGATGATCCGCAACTGGCCGGTGGGCTGGAATTTGCCCATTATGCCAATCTGGTCGGCGCACGCCTGACCCAGACCGGCTATGTCGCGGCGGGTGACCCGGCCCGCGCCGACCTGATCGTCCGTGTCGCCTATGACGTCGATAATGGCCGCGAAAAAGTCCGTTCGACGGGCTTTGGCGGCCCTTATGGCGGTGGCTGGGGCGGTGGCCCATGGGGTGGCGGTTTCCGGGGCGGCTGGGGTCGCCCATGGGGTTATGGCTTTTACGATCCGTGGCTGTTTGGCGGTGGCGGCTATAATGATGTGTCCAGCTACACTGTCTATACCAGTGACCTGAGCATGAAGATCGACCGGGCAGCCGACAATCGCCGCCTGTTCGAGGGCAAGGCCAGCGCCCAGTCGCTGTCGAACAAGCCGACCTATCTGGTGCCGAACCTGATCGACGCGATGTTCACCAACTTCCCCGGCCAGAGCGGCGAGAGCGTGAAGATCACCCTGCCGCCCGAAAAAAAGGGCTGA
- the murJ gene encoding murein biosynthesis integral membrane protein MurJ, which produces MKLVRALGSVGGLTLASRVLALVRDSLAARYVGAGFASDAFNGVAFRLPNMFRALFAEGAFSAAFIPLFNKKAAGEGGLPAGYDFAQRALAVLLPVLILFTLALIAAAWPLTWALSGGFAQQKPTSEQFAFAVTLSRITLPYLALISLASLLGGILNSLEKFWVNAAAPILLNVSMIAGLWLFHGADEYETARVQAMSVTAGGALQLLWLIWACRRTGVSLKIKRPRLDKDVRELMRLILPAAAGAGAQQINLLVSTALSGWLLASGSITYIYYADRLNQLPLGLIGIGLGTILLPTISRMLSKGQDAEAMETQNRGIELALFLTLPATVAFLTVAEPIVRGLFQYGRFTAEDAMRCGWALSAFSIGLPAYVLVKVLTPGYYARGDTRTPVRYAMVSIVINIIGNAILIPTLGRVGLGHVGPPLATALASTVNVAMLYRTLVKRGHFAADAGVRRRVPRLILAALIMGGALLAGESLLDPWLTGPMLGRYIALALLVGAGVALYGLASFVTGAYRLSDIRALLRRKSTT; this is translated from the coding sequence ATGAAACTCGTGCGCGCCCTTGGCTCGGTTGGTGGGCTGACGCTGGCCAGCCGGGTGCTGGCGCTGGTGCGCGATTCGCTGGCTGCGCGCTATGTCGGGGCGGGCTTTGCGTCGGATGCGTTCAACGGCGTCGCCTTCCGCCTGCCCAACATGTTCCGCGCCCTGTTTGCCGAGGGTGCCTTTTCCGCTGCCTTCATCCCGCTGTTCAACAAAAAGGCAGCCGGTGAGGGCGGATTACCGGCGGGTTATGATTTTGCGCAGCGCGCGCTGGCCGTGCTGTTGCCGGTGCTGATCCTGTTCACGCTGGCGCTGATCGCTGCCGCCTGGCCGCTGACATGGGCCTTATCCGGCGGTTTTGCACAACAGAAGCCCACGAGCGAGCAATTCGCCTTTGCCGTCACGCTTTCGCGCATCACCCTGCCCTATCTGGCGCTGATCAGCCTCGCTTCGTTGCTGGGCGGCATCCTCAATTCGCTGGAGAAATTCTGGGTCAATGCCGCCGCGCCCATATTGCTGAACGTCTCCATGATCGCCGGGCTGTGGCTGTTCCATGGCGCGGACGAATATGAAACCGCGCGGGTGCAGGCGATGTCAGTGACGGCGGGTGGCGCGTTGCAACTGCTGTGGCTCATATGGGCGTGTCGCCGCACGGGCGTGTCGCTGAAAATCAAGCGTCCCCGGCTCGACAAGGATGTGCGCGAACTGATGCGCCTCATCCTGCCCGCCGCCGCTGGCGCGGGCGCGCAGCAGATCAACCTGCTGGTGTCGACGGCCCTGTCGGGCTGGCTGCTGGCGTCGGGTTCGATCACCTATATCTATTATGCCGACCGGCTGAACCAGTTGCCGCTGGGGCTGATCGGCATCGGCCTTGGCACCATCCTGCTGCCCACCATATCGCGCATGTTGTCGAAGGGGCAGGACGCCGAGGCGATGGAGACGCAAAACAGGGGCATCGAACTGGCGCTGTTCCTGACCCTGCCCGCCACCGTCGCCTTCCTGACCGTGGCAGAACCGATCGTGCGGGGGCTGTTCCAATATGGCCGCTTCACTGCCGAGGATGCGATGCGATGCGGCTGGGCCTTGTCCGCTTTTTCGATCGGCCTGCCCGCCTATGTGCTGGTGAAGGTGCTGACGCCGGGCTATTATGCGCGCGGCGACACCCGCACGCCGGTGCGCTATGCGATGGTTTCGATCGTCATCAACATCATCGGCAATGCCATTCTCATTCCCACGCTGGGACGTGTCGGGCTGGGCCATGTCGGCCCGCCGCTGGCCACCGCGCTCGCCTCCACCGTCAATGTCGCGATGCTGTATCGCACGCTGGTGAAGCGCGGCCATTTCGCCGCCGATGCGGGCGTGCGTCGCCGCGTGCCACGGTTGATCCTCGCCGCGCTCATCATGGGGGGCGCGCTGCTGGCGGGCGAAAGCCTGCTCGATCCCTGGCTGACCGGGCCGATGTTGGGTCGCTATATCGCGCTGGCCCTGCTTGTAGGCGCAGGCGTGGCGCTATACGGGCTGGCATCCTTCGTCACGGGGGCTTATCGGCTTTCCGACATCAGGGCGCTGCTGCGCCGCAAAAGTACAACCTGA
- the trpS gene encoding tryptophan--tRNA ligase, producing MRVLSGIQPTGNLHLGNYLGAIRNWVKMQDEMDSESQCFFFLADMHSITVHEGREQRIRNVRDMAAALVAAGIDPDRSVLFNQARVPAHAELCWLLNGTARIGWLNRMTQFKDKAGKDREGASVGLFVYPVLQAADILLYQATHVPVGEDQKQHLELCRDIATKFNTDFGMDVFTLPAPIIPKESARIMSLRDGTAKMSKSDPSDASRINLTDDDDAIMAKVKKAKSDQEMLPETAEGLAGRPEAGNLVGILATLTGRTTDAVCAEFAGKGFGAFKPALGEVLVETLRPIRERFMELRTDDAALDAILDKGAAKAATAAEPTLRAAYDAMGLMR from the coding sequence ATGCGCGTCCTTTCCGGCATCCAGCCGACCGGCAATCTGCATCTGGGCAATTATCTGGGCGCGATCCGCAACTGGGTGAAGATGCAGGATGAGATGGACAGCGAAAGCCAGTGCTTCTTCTTCCTGGCCGACATGCATAGCATCACCGTGCATGAAGGGCGCGAACAGCGCATCCGCAACGTGCGCGACATGGCCGCCGCGCTGGTGGCGGCGGGCATCGACCCGGACCGTTCCGTCCTGTTCAATCAGGCGCGCGTTCCCGCCCATGCCGAGCTGTGCTGGTTGCTGAACGGCACCGCGCGCATCGGCTGGCTGAACCGCATGACCCAGTTCAAGGACAAGGCGGGCAAGGACCGCGAAGGCGCGTCGGTGGGCCTGTTCGTCTATCCCGTGCTGCAAGCGGCGGACATTCTGCTCTATCAGGCAACCCATGTGCCGGTGGGCGAGGACCAGAAGCAGCATCTGGAGCTGTGCCGCGACATCGCGACCAAGTTCAACACCGATTTCGGCATGGACGTCTTCACCCTGCCCGCGCCGATCATCCCCAAGGAAAGCGCGCGCATCATGTCGTTGCGCGACGGCACTGCGAAAATGTCCAAGTCCGATCCGTCGGACGCCAGCCGCATCAACCTGACCGATGATGACGACGCGATCATGGCCAAGGTGAAGAAGGCCAAGAGCGATCAGGAAATGCTGCCCGAAACCGCCGAAGGTCTGGCCGGTCGTCCCGAAGCGGGCAATCTGGTCGGCATCCTCGCCACGCTGACCGGCCGCACCACCGACGCGGTCTGCGCCGAATTTGCGGGCAAGGGTTTTGGCGCATTCAAGCCTGCGCTGGGCGAAGTGCTGGTCGAAACGCTGCGTCCGATTCGCGAGCGGTTCATGGAATTGCGCACCGACGACGCGGCGCTCGACGCGATATTGGACAAGGGCGCGGCCAAGGCAGCGACGGCCGCAGAGCCGACGTTGCGCGCGGCCTATGACGCGATGGGACTGATGCGCTGA
- the secB gene encoding protein-export chaperone SecB yields the protein MADEADNSYTINTQVNGVDTAPQIALISQYVKDLSFENPNAPAAYQWPDQPQIDVQFNIGADRVGDEVLEVSLKIEVKAVAPQGTAFAVELLYAALFGMRNVPEDQIQPFMLAEAPRLIFPFARRVLADAIRDGGFPPLLLDPIDFGALYLQQAQAMEQTAGEPAGHA from the coding sequence ATGGCCGACGAAGCGGACAACAGCTACACCATCAACACCCAGGTCAACGGCGTCGACACCGCGCCGCAGATCGCGCTGATCAGCCAGTATGTGAAGGATCTGTCGTTCGAAAATCCGAACGCGCCCGCCGCCTATCAGTGGCCCGACCAGCCGCAGATCGACGTGCAGTTCAACATCGGCGCCGACCGCGTGGGCGACGAAGTGCTGGAAGTCTCGCTCAAGATCGAAGTGAAGGCCGTAGCGCCGCAAGGCACCGCCTTTGCCGTCGAACTGCTCTATGCCGCGCTATTTGGTATGCGCAACGTGCCGGAGGACCAGATCCAGCCGTTCATGCTGGCCGAAGCGCCGCGCCTCATCTTCCCCTTCGCCCGCCGCGTGCTGGCCGACGCAATCCGCGACGGTGGCTTCCCGCCCCTGCTGCTCGACCCGATCGATTTCGGCGCACTCTACCTGCAACAGGCGCAGGCGATGGAACAGACCGCAGGCGAACCGGCCGGTCACGCCTGA